A window from Podospora bellae-mahoneyi strain CBS 112042 chromosome 1 map unlocalized CBS112042p_1.3, whole genome shotgun sequence encodes these proteins:
- a CDS encoding uncharacterized protein (EggNog:ENOG503NYCC) → MDTIDAATVPEDTLRAIIWTCFGTAFVLVALRTAVRARTSSPTVDDYCIFFALTCLLSLCVLETIQLPSLYYIAGVLAGTAPIVGIIEETERYLLFQFPIVILYWSTLWSVKAAFLTLYWKIFRDLPVYRRVWYLLALFCLLAYGGCLVTLTVSCGGDVKNFFGFATCAKPEHVWASNFSVYFSTTIDVFTDLCIMAMPLRLIYNVKVTLRQKVGLVAVFGLGFVMIAFAIIRAKQVLVEKMFVNLTLLMIWSTLAASISVIVGTLPALKVLITVHSRNSANRSNQHSAGGSKLTGKQSISKSVRMGSISKEKKSMQGSLDAMESQEEILVQHDVVSFSLFSSKPFGLVDIN, encoded by the exons ATGGACACCATCGACGCGGCCACCGTTCCCGAAGACACCCTGCGCGCCATCATCTGGACCTGCTTTGGAACAGCTTTTGTGCTGGTTGCTCTCCGTACAGCCGTTCGAGCAAGGACATCATCGCCCACAGTTGACGACTACTGCATCTTCTTTGCCCTAACATGCTTACTATCTCTATGTGTCCTCGAAACGATACAACTTCCCTCGTTGTACTACATCGCCGGAGTCTTGGCCGGCACCGCCCCAATAGTGGGCATCATTGAAGAAACGGAGCGTTATCTTCTCTTTCAGTTTCCCATCGTCATTCTTTACTGGTCGACACTCTGGAGCGTCAAGGCCGCGTTTCTGACCCTCTACTGGAAGATCTTCCGGGACTTGCCCGTCTACCGCAGGGTTTGGTATCTTTTGGCGCTGTTTTGCTTGCTGGCGTATGGAGGGTGCTTGGTCACGTTGACGGTGTCGTGCGGGGGCGATGTCAAAAACTTCTTTGGGTTTGCAACATGCGCAAAGCCGGAGCATGTGTGGGCATCAAACTTCAGTGTCTACTTCAGCACTACCATTGATGTTTTTACGGATCTATGCA TTATGGCTATGCCCCTGAGGTTGATCTATAACGTCAAGGTCACTTTGAGACAAAAGGTCGGACTGGTTGCCGTCTTTGGCCTGGGTTTTGTCATGATTGCTTTTGCCATCATCAGGGCAAAGCAGGTGTTGGTGGAAAAGATGTTTGTCAATCTGACATTGCTCATGATCTGGTCGACTCTTGCCGCTTCGATCT CCGTCATTGTTGGCACCCTGCCCGCCCTCAAGGTCCTCATCACCGTCCACTCTCGCAACTCAGCAAACCGGTCAAACCAGCATTCTGCAGGAGGAAGCAAGCTCACCGGCAAGCAATCCATCAGCAAGAGTGTGCGGATGGGATCAATttcaaaagaaaagaaatcgATGCAGGGCAGCTTGGACGCGATGGAGTCCCAGGAGGAGATCCTAGTTCAACACGATGTTGTGAGTTTTTCTCTGTTCTCGTCCAAGCCTTTCGGTCTTGTTGACATCAACTAA
- a CDS encoding uncharacterized protein (EggNog:ENOG503PZTM; COG:S) yields the protein MMAPVTKSGWLLLLQAATTLISGVSARCNSCKASDELLVLLRSEDVFSEALPFCSSVLGLPLETAEVTATEEVVITVTQATTVTQVISDISSVTVTVSAPVAPTSQAITVTEYKKHRRDTALASLPTWLPSGEDAYPDTRISSACHCLDRSSAIPLSTTTITHINPDNAVTVTEPATSTVISTLVSTVTATETLAPPAPSSTTISVAIQVLRKSTGQSVGWISNAASPNIATNQNSARRFTITIPDDQSTSSSGIRIQPVGGEATQALGFETAGGTTRIETYYGNMDYVPLTSANEPYVCDAQFCHATDIWTLDTETGSIGWNWVIPDGSVAPVVLYRVGGWMYAVGNLAAFMSSTSSAPSDTKYEITLRYVEIVETAPAAP from the exons ATGATGGCTCCTGTCACCAAAAGCGgctggctgttgctgctACAAGCCGCCACCACACTCATTTCTGGAGTTTCTGCTCGCTGCAACAGCTGCAAGGCGAGTGATGAGCTTCTCGTGCTCTTGCGTTCCGAGGACGTCTTCTCCGAGGCCCTTCCATTCTGCAGCAGTGTGTTGGGTCTTCCCTTGGAAACCGCCGAAGTCACGGCCACTGAGGAGGT AGTCATCACCGTGACTCAAGCCACAACCGTCACCCAAGTCATCTCAGAcatctcctccgtcaccgTTACCGTCTCTGCTCCCGTtgctcccacctcccaagcGATCACAGTAACCGAATACAAGAAGCATCGCCGTGACACTGCCCttgcctccctccccacctgGCTCCCCTCCGGCGAAGACGCCTACCCAGACACCCGAATCTCCTCAGCCTGCCACTGCCTCGACAGGTCCAGCGCCATCCCCCtgtccaccacaaccatcacccacaTCAACCCAGACAAcgccgtcaccgtcaccgagCCAGCCACGTCAACCGTCATTTCCACTCTCGTGTCCACCGTGACAGCGACAGAGACCCTCgccccccccgccccctcgtCAACAACCATCAGCGTTGCGATCCAAGTCCTGAGGAAATCCACAGGTCAATCCGTCGGCTGGATCTCCAACGCTGCCAGCCCCAACATCGCCACTAACCAAAACAGCGCCCGCCGCTTTACCATTACCATCCCTGATGACCAgagcacctcctcctccggcatcAGGATTCAACCCGTCGGCGGTGAGGCCACCCAGGCGCTCGGTTTCGAGACTGCGGGCGGGACCACCAGGATAGAGACGTACTA TGGCAACATGGACTACGTTCCGTTGA CATCCGCCAACGAACCATATGTCTGCGACGCACAGTTTTGCCACGCCACGGACATT TGGACTCTGGACACAGAGACAGGCTCAATCGGCTGGAATTGGGTCATCCCCGATGGAAGCG TCGCTCCGGTTGTTCTGTATCGTGTTGGCGGGTGGATGTACGCCGTTGGAAACCTCGCGGCCTTTATGTCTTCGACGAGTTCGGCGCCGTCCGACACCAAGTACGAGATCACTCTCCGATATGTGGAGATTGTTGAGACTGCTCCCGCGGCTCCCTGA
- a CDS encoding uncharacterized protein (EggNog:ENOG503P43W), translating to MDCQRVLSLWDQAAFRGYMSVALCFPTSLTAKPPGHDIVGRIRQSLRRLALERAEFAGNLTVQHTNVVLQQTISDFIPLEVLHTPSDAPSDTLFKMSYDELAARGFPAKAFVHPDFTLNIPLEEGGEPVPVSKFRVLFLIEGGFVLFVNLHHSFADGSNLATLLVLFGKATVAEDKNDPIGAYQPANVWLSLPFEKCGKDFSSLLAKCPEYALLDESIGPTKPILSTLPNAPGTNDVGKNIIVDLDKITNLFDKSLKISAFFGFSAIAWSHIARARLSGVEPVQQWAFRNQVPAFWNPADWSNKCKKLFAEGDYADKKYFDAIQGYYGNSVTLPITCGPIKVLDLLSACRWNTHASGRDSLTKIATAIRAANKAVNEGFILIQTALFHNTPDIRKLGMNLDSRGPQHLSVNTWGFLGTEAKFFFPGLRNAVTGGDGVRAEAVCRVQGAWAKAPHCLVLPHRPAINPKKEWRL from the coding sequence ATGGATTGTCAGAGAGTGCTGTCCCTTTGGGACCAAGCTGCCTTCCGAGGCTACATGTCTGTTGCTCTCTGCTTTCCTACCAGCCTCACCGCTAAGCCTCCGGGACATGACATCGTTGGCCGCATCAGGCAGTCGCTCAGGCGGCTCGCTTTGGAGCGGGCAGAGTTTGCCGGCAATCTCACGGTGCAGCACACCAACGTTGTTCTCCAGCAGACCATATCGGACTTTATCCCCTTGGAGGTGCTCCACACCCCCTCTGACGCCCCCTCTGACACCCTCTTTAAGATGTCTTACGACGAGCTGGCGGCCCGAGGCTTCCCGGCCAAGGCTTTCGTCCATCCCGACTTCACTCTGAACATTCCtttggaagaagggggtgaaCCTGTCCCGGTCTCTAAATTCCGGGTTCTCTTCCTCATCGAGGGTGGGTTCGTTCTCTTTGTCAACCTCCACCATTCTTTTGCAGACGGATCCAACCTGGCTACTCTCCTTGTGCTTTTTGGCAAGGCCACCGTCGCTGAGGACAAAAATGACCCCATCGGCGCTTACCAACCAGCCAACGTTTGGCTGAGCCTTCCCTTTGAAAAGTGCGGCAAGGACTTCTCGAGCCTCCTGGCCAAGTGTCCGGAGTACGCTCTGCTGGACGAGTCTATCGGCCCGACCAAACCCATCCTCTCGACTCTCCCCAACGCTCCTGGGACCAATGATGTTGGCAAGAATATCATTGTGGATCTTGACAAGATTACTAACCTTTTCGACAAGTCGTTGAAGATCTCGGCCTTTTTCGGATTTTCTGCCATTGCTTGGTCTCACATCGCCAGGGCCCGTCTCTCCGGCGTGGAACCTGTTCAGCAGTGGGCTTTCCGGAACCAGGTCCCGGCCTTCTGGAACCCCGCTGACTGGTCCAACAAGTGCAAGAAGCTGTTCGCCGAGGGGGACTACGCCGACAAGAAGTACTTTGATGCTATCCAAGGCTATTACGGTAACTCGGTGACCCTTCCCATCACTTGTGGacccatcaaggttctcgaCCTTCTTTCTGCTTGCCGTTGGAACACCCACGCCTCGGGTCGCGACAGCCTCACCAAGATCGCCACGGCCATCAGGGCCGCCAACAAGGCCGTCAACGAAggcttcatcctcatccagacCGCTCTCTTCCACAACACCCCGGATATCCGCAAGCTAGGCATGAACCTCGACTCTCGTGGTCCCCAGCACTTGTCGGTCAACACCTGGGGCTTCTTGGGTACCGAAGCCAagttcttcttccccggtCTCAGAAACGCTGTGaccggtggtgatggtgtgagAGCTGAGGCTGTCTGCCGTGTTCAGGGCGCGTGGGCCAAGGCTCCTCACTGCCTGgttctcccccaccgccctgccatcaaccccaagaagGAATGGAGGTTGTGA
- a CDS encoding uncharacterized protein (EggNog:ENOG503NW7I), with translation MADQVRAKITAAAAKNKELLAILQQTDHAIPSLEQQRRLIKDLEGDVRASDARVAAVDRKRKKEYHEHEKYRDSVLKRFAYKATGKREKFEQRAAKEEQEYFEALQEEHRETEINKDVKIQLQEVRRVAADLERDVARHNEVQKQLDELYGRIFGGPTPGYPEEDEQEREANARTQAYQATKGKSEAERQALKILGEGQLRMKRALGFMEEALMHSRRDMFGGGTFTDMMERNALSQAEREVMSANMLVMQAQRMSPRVTNLPQVNIDQGNLMMDVFFDNIFTDMAFHDKIKASRESVLRAAMAMDGQVAAARQRVAQFEGQLRLEEQSMREAREKLQKVRERVFETVAASTPPPAYEP, from the coding sequence ATGGCCGACCAAGTCCGCGCCAAAATcacggccgccgccgccaaaaacAAGGAACTCCTTGCCATCCTCCAACAAACCGACCACGCCATCCCCTCACTAGAACAACAGCGCCGCCTCATCAAGGATCTCGAAGGCGACGTCAGAGCCTCAGACGCGCGCGTCGCAGCGGTAGACCGCAAGCGCAAAAAGGAATACCACGAACACGAGAAATACCGTGACTCTGTCCTCAAGCGCTTTGCTTACAAGGCTACCGGTAAGCGCGAAAAGTTTGAACAGAgggctgccaaggaggagcaagagtATTTTGAGGCGCTTCAAGAAGAACACCGAGAAACGGAAATCAACAAGGACGTCAAGATTCAGTTGCAGGAGGTGAGGCGAGTGGCTGCTGACTTGGAGAGGGATGTGGCGAGACATAACGAGGTGCAAAAGCAGTTAGATGAGCTGTACGGCAGGATTTTTGGCGGGCCGACACCGGGGTAtccggaggaggatgagcaggAGCGGGAGGCCAATGCAAGGACTCAGGCGTACCAGGCTACCAAGGGCAAGTCAGAGGCGGAGAGACAGGCTTTGAAGATTTTGGGAGAGGGTCAgttgaggatgaagagaGCACTGGGCTTcatggaggaggcgttgaTGCACTCGAGGCGGGATATGTTTGGTGGCGGGACCTTTACGGACATGATGGAGCGCAATGCGCTGTCGCAGGCTGAGAGGGAGGTCATGTCGGCAAAcatgctggtgatgcaggCTCAGCGCATGAGCCCAAGAGTCACCAACCTGCCGCAGGTCAATATCGACCAAGGCAACTTGATGATGGATGTATTCTTTGACAACATTTTCACCGACATGGCGTTCCacgacaagatcaaggctTCAAGGGAGAGTGTGTTGCGGGCAGCCATGGCGATGGACGGGCAGGTTGCCGCTGCAAGGCAAAGGGTGGCCCAGTTCGAGGGACAgctgaggttggaggagcagagtATGAGGGAGGCTCGCGAAAAGCTGCAAAAGGTCAGAGAGAGGGTGTTTGAGACTGTGGCAGCAAGTACGCCACCGCCGGCATATGAGCCTTGA
- a CDS encoding uncharacterized protein (COG:S; EggNog:ENOG503P842) — MYPTVSKSLPLSLLALASVSLADDNAESVSTLSFKNAFVNSGIVPEVIPALDPAVSFYATYKTEGDSNHSELLIPGSSLTVNEISTLPIEFSVENLNNATNITAQTRYLIYLLDADAPARSNPTARNLRHWLAGNFTLNGQNSSVLSTAQRLARPPNSGAPFTNFTAPKPDANSGVHRYIMALYTQPARFNTAGFESVGMEREVANWNLSRWRTQLGLGPAIGATYFVIDTGANGGNGTSAPQGLNNQGGNGGNNNNAGGQGGDNDTNAAAGIKASSVYVLGLTALAAVFGGLIMV, encoded by the exons ATGTATCCAACAgtctccaaatccctccccctttccctcttgGCCCTGGCCAGCGTCTCCCTCGCAGACGACAACGCCGAGTCCGTCTCTACCCTCTCCTTCAAAAACGCCTTTGTCAACTCGGGCATCGTCCCCGAAGTCATCCCCGCCCTCGACCCAGCCGTGTCATTCTATGCCACCTACAAAACCGAAGGCGACTCCAACCACAGCGAGCTCCTCATCCCAGGTTCCTCCCTCACCGTCAACGAGatcagcaccctccccattgAGTTTTCCGTCGAGAACCTCAACAAtgccaccaacatcaccgcccaGACGCGTTACCTGATTTATCTGTTGGATGCCGACGCGCCCGCGAGGAGCAACCCCACCGCTCGCAACCTGAGACATTGGCTGGCGGGTAATTTCACGCTGAACGGGCAAAACTCGAGTGTGTTGAGCACGGCgcagaggttggcgaggccGCCGAATTCGGGCGCGCCGTTTACCAACTTTACTGCGCCGAAGCCAGATGCCAACTCGGGCGTGCATCGGTACATCATGGCTTTGTACACTCAGCCGGCCAGGTTTAACACTGCTGGGTTTGAGAgtgtggggatggagagggaggttgcGAACTGGAAC CTCTCCCGCTGGAGGACTCAGCTTGGCCTCGGCCCTGCCATTGGGGCGACCTACTTTGTGATTGACACTGGTGCCAACGGGGGCAATGGAACAAGTGCTCCCCAGGGCCTCAACAACCAGGGCGGCAACggtggcaacaacaacaatgctGGTGGTCAAGGTGGAGACAACGACAccaatgctgctgctggtatcAAGGCTTCGTCGGTGTACGTCTTGGGCTTGACTGCCCTCGCGGCCGTGTTTGGCGGTTTGATCATGGTGTAG
- a CDS encoding uncharacterized protein (EggNog:ENOG503NUFV; COG:Q), with protein sequence MAVILNILPVIVTVVLLAKLLTIGRRPKNLPPGPPTIPILGNLHLMPTRDAHLQFEKWAREYGPVYSLILGTKVMIVLSSDKAVKELLDKKSNMYSHRQEMYLGQTLCSGDLRILMMGYTPRWRMCRKMVHSLLNISAAKSYVPYQMLENKQMLFDILNTPERAMYHVRRYTNSLTTTMVFGWRSDTYDDPKMMQLFDGFGEFAELNQTGAAGLMDFFPIIRYLPDFLLPARVKAKELHKKEKALYLGHWLKAKQDTLNGTITRCFSEDLVEAQKTEGFDDDQAAYISGTLLEAGSDTTSSTLYAFIQAMVLYPEVQKRAQEIIDRVIGDKRLPTMDDEQDLQYIRQIMKEALRWMPTTIMGAVPHAVTKDDYYDGYLIPANAGVVNNVWAIHMDPARHPEPRKFNPDRYENDFQSLGDAAANPDYTKRDQFTFGAGRRICPGIHVAERSLFLGISRILWAFDIKPYVDAQGNTILPDQEKLTQGFVCQPEEFKCTITPRSEARKQIVINEWKQAQDECIDPATKQWKVNPLGPARSRKA encoded by the exons ATGGCTGTCAttctcaacatcctccccgtCATTGTGACCGTGGTTCTGTTGGCCAAACTCCTGACCATTGGTCGCCGGCCCAAGAACCTCCCTCCTGGACCTCCTACCATTCCCATCTTGGGCAATCTTCACTTG ATGCCCACTCGGGATGCTCATCTTCAGTTCGAGAAGTGGGCTCGTGAATATGGCCCAGTCTACAGCTTGATTCTCGGTACCAAGGTCATGATCGTTCTCTCGAGCGACAAGGCTGTCAAGGAGCTCTtggacaagaagagcaacaTGTACTCGCATCGTCAGGAGATGTACCTCGGCCAGACTCTCTGCAGTGGTGACCTCCGCATTCTCATGATGGGCTACACCCCTCGCTGGCGCATGTGCCGCAAGATGGTGCActcccttctcaacatcTCTGCCGCCAAGTCCTACGTCCCCTACCAGATGCTCGAGAACAAGCAGATGCTCTTCGacatcctcaacacccccgagCGCGCCATGTACCACGTCCGTCGCTACACCAACTctctgaccaccaccatggtcTTTGGCTGGCGCAGCGATACCTACGATGACCCCAAGATGATGCAGCTCTTTGACGGTTTCGGCGAGTTTGCCGAGCTCAACCAGACTGGTGCTGCCGGCCTCATGGACttcttccccatcatccgcTACCTCCCCGACTTCTTGCTCCCTGCTCgtgtcaaggccaaggagttgcacaagaaggagaaggctctCTATCTGGGTCACTGgctcaaggccaagcaggACACTCTCAACGGCACCATCACTCGCTGCTTCTCTGAGGACTTGGTTGAGGCTCAAAAGACCGAGggctttgacgacgaccagGCTGCCTACATCTCCGGCACCCTCCTCGAGGCCGGCTccgacaccacctccagcactCTCTACGCTTTCATTCAGGCCATGGTCCTTTACCCCGAGGTTCAGAAGCGCGCCCAGGAGATCATCGACCGCGTCATTGGTGACAAGCGTCTGCCCACCATGGATGACGAGCAGGACCTGCAGTACATTCGCCAGATCATGAAGGAGGCTCTTCGCTGgatgcccaccaccatcatgggTGCTGTCCCCCACGCTGTCACCAAGGATGATTACTATGACGGTTACCTGATCCCTGCCAACGCCGGTGTTGTCAACAACGTCTGGGCTATCCACATGGACCCTGCTCGCCACCCCGAGCCCCGCAAGTTCAACCCGGACCGCTATGAGAACGACTTCCAGTCCCTCGGTGACGCCGCTGCCAACCCCGACTACACCAAGCGTGATCAGTTCACTTTTGGTGCTGGCCGTCGCATCTGCCCTGGTATCCACGTCGCCGAGCGCAGCTTGTTCCTTGGTATCTCTCGCATCCTCTGGGCCTTTGACATCAAGCCCTACGTTGACGCCCAGggcaacaccatcctccccgaCCAGGAGAAGCTCACGCAGGGTTTCGTCTGCCAGCCCGAGGAGTTCAAGtgcaccatcaccccccgCTCCGAGGCCCGCAAGCAGATCGTCATCAACGAGTGGAAGCAGGCCCAGGATGAGTGCATCGACCCCGCCACCAAGCAGTGGAAGGTCAACCCCCTCGGCCCCGCCAGGTCCCGCAAGGCATAG
- a CDS encoding uncharacterized protein (EggNog:ENOG503P7I6), whose protein sequence is MLRLNFLILWAAAASLFASALPISDVSEEEINTPTPEPKKTFWKSFNPNTDFRNRNFNTISRIYNLTVYPNQVPILTFGGAAFVPKGLFAQNVVGRVDPVGNFTGFEHSIEYFFALSPLPQANPSSAAITSYKIVEFSSECRDIAASVVYLYTSVVNPGSPDHGKPLPPLKQVAFWKFNKEGEVEKYDAWIPNLNSWVTRTTMASLGNPEFQLESIRQICYGTQARCYGPNQQWDSIEDCVVGLAKKNYGTYDEAWGDNVVCRTIHLVLTQTRPDVHCPHVGPTGGGKCVDVEYPENYFSDKWLYGEETGETFICK, encoded by the exons ATGTTACGACTCAACTTTCTCATCCTCtgggcggcagcagcatcactGTTTGCATCCGCTCTTCCCATTTCAGACGTTTCCGAAGAAGAGATCAACACGCCAACACCAGAACCGAAAAAGACGTTTTGGAAGAGCTTCAATCCCAACACCGACTTCCGAAACCGCAacttcaacaccatctcccgCATCTACAACCTCACCGTCTACCCCAATCAGGTACCCATCTTGACCTTTGGCGGCGCAGCGTTTGTTCCAAAAGGACTCTTTGCCCAAAATGTTGTTGGCCGTGTCGACCCAGTCGGCAACTTCACCGGTTTTGAACACTCGATTGAGTACTTCTTTGCGCTCTCGCCATTGCCGCAAGCCAACCCATCCtctgccgccatcaccagctaCAAGATTGTCGAGTTTTCGTCCGAGTGCAGGGACATCGCCGCCAGCGTCGTGTACCTCTACACCAGCGTCGTCAACCCTGGCTCACCGGATCACGGAAAGCCACTGCCTCCGTTGAAGCAGGTGGCCTTCTGGAAGTTCAacaaggagggcgaggtggaaAAGTATGACGCCTGGATTCCGAACCTGAACAGTTgggtgacgaggacgacaatGGCGAGTCTCGGGAATCCCGAGTTCCAGTTGGAGAGCATCAGGCAGATCTGCTACGGGACGCAGGCGAGGTGCTACGGCCCGAATCAGCAGTGGGACAGCATCGAGGACTGTGTTGTGGGATTGGCCAAGAAGAACTACGGGACGTATGATGAGGCTTGGGGTGACAATGTCGTCTGCAGAACCATTCATTTGGTGCTCACGCAGACCAGACCCGAT GTCCACTGCCCACACGTTGGCCCCACTGGAGGCGGCAAATGTGTCGACGTGGAGTACCCCGAGAACTACTTCTCGGACAAGTGGCTCTACGGAGAGGAGACTGGCGAGACTTTTATCTGCAAATGA
- a CDS encoding uncharacterized protein (EggNog:ENOG503P31N; COG:K) → MSAMADTSGLHRCSVCFKTYKRREHLQRHRGTHTSERPHRCILCNAAFQRTDVLKRHLQTCDGAANSSSGRRRACDRCVRQKKACNSGQPCLNCEKRGVECTYGGSAGAGASNGASNSAAPLPAPPVSAPGPPSILGEISSAPPPLPPIMPQLPPVPALIHHHHQHHHQTFDDASSAIVSTHGGSMDDGTASTFDDVPYDDLDALIHQAVTTFPVLDGHHSMPDGWLDIDFSHQPNPGGHDGLTEQDHQAEAFQRELSPSSTTSEYRGYSFGFLYDFTSRTGLVSSFECATLAQRHQIVAAFHNSYLERQHPEFLGAVPPLFMPLDDPTAAALTAGGVSGSNTLSSWSLWLHNPIVIKLQQVVLLVKNVVTVKPNNSTVTLTWSAALEQQCLQFFSPSRFARFIELYWSVWHPNVNILHRPTFDPTTCKSILLAAMALIDPADNEDAKVWFNCVEEMVFTDDDFCRDIEPSTEVTSPTSVLASRRKLQALQASYIVCLYQNWEGTDAGKRRIRRHRFSTVVSVARDLGIDTARHPDYSRQFKHDFNWMEFVVREELIRTFLWIFLVDTAFVIFNNLPHRMVIKEMKMHMASPEVCFQAASAEACLAEIHRWMPPSSPFGGMLLRDAIEQLCIGPMSPEMHRHFSHLGPVNLFATVSAIHYMIFQHQNLFGVEGQLIPIRNALDNWITIWEKCFDMSTSCWPHGLLQDHNLPPEMLWKRIGFVRFSAEYWLLGSLLTNRLSATISKPMARHPHMGASPPEQYSDQGAVTKPARVEPILDKYDQTSMRQVNDLITDFQKFNVE, encoded by the exons ATGTCAGCAATGGCCGACACCTCAGGACTCCACCGCTGCTCCGTGTGCTTCAAGACCTACAAACGGCGAGAGCACCTCCAGCGCCATCGCGGCACGCACACATCCGAGAGACCCCACCGCTGCATCCTCTGCAATGCTGCCTTCCAGCGGACCGATGTGTTGAAGCGCCATCTCCAGACCTGTGACGGCGCCGCCAACTCGTCCTCGGGCCGTCGTCGTGCCTGTGACCGCTGTGTTCGCCAGAAGAAGGCCTGCAACTCGGGCCAGCCGTGTCTCAACTGCGAAAAGAGAGGTGTCGAGTGCACCTATGGCGGCtctgccggtgccggtgcgAGTAACGGTGCCAGCAATAGCGCAGCCCCCCTCCCTGCTCCTCCTGTCTCCGCCCCCGgacccccctccatcctggGAGAGATctcctcagctcctcctcctcttccccctaTCATGCCACAGCTCCCACCGGTACCGGCCCTgatacaccaccaccaccaacaccaccaccagaccTTTGACGATGCTTCCTCGGCCATCGTCTCGACTCACGGCGGCAGCATGGACGACGGCACCGCGTCCACCTTTGATGATGTGCCCTATGACGATCTCGATGCCCTGATCCACCAAGCCGTCACAACATTTCCTGTTCTTGACGGTCACCACTCCATGCCGGACGGATGGCTGGATATCGActtctcccaccaacccaatCCCGGCGGGCATGACGGCCTCACCGAGCAAGATCACCAAGCTGAGGCTTTCCAGCGGGAGCTGAGCCCAAGCTCAACCACTTCAGAGTATAGAGGCTACTCTTTTGGATTCTTGTACGACTTCACCAGCCGGACTGGTTTGGTCTCATCGTTCGAATGTGCTACTCTGGCTCAGCGGCACCAGATCGTGGCGGCATTTCATAATTCCTACCTAGAACGCCAACATCCAGAATTCTTGGGTGCCGTTCCACCTCTCTTCATGCCACTAGACGACCCAACTGCCGCCGCACTAACGGCTGGTGGCGTGTCCGGCAGCAACACCCTTTCATCTTGGTCACTATGGCTCCATAACCCTATAGTAATCAAACTGCAGCAGGTGGTCTTACTAGTCAAAAATGTTGTCACGGTCAAGCCGAACAATAGCACTGTCACCCTGACGTGGTCCGCCGCCCTTGAACAGCAGTGTCTTCAGTTCTTCTCGCCATCGAGGTTCGCCAGGTTCATCGAGCTATACTGGTCAGTCTGGCATCCGAACGTGAACATACTCCATCGCCCAACCTTTGACCCGACCACGTGCAAGTCCATCCTCTTGGCCGCCATGGCTCTCATAG ACCCAGCGGACAATGAGGATGCCAAGGTGTGGTTCAACTgtgtggaggagatggtctTTACGGATGACGACTTCTGTAGGGATATTGAGCCTAGCACAGAAgtcacctccccaacaagTGTGCTTGCCAGCCGCCGCAAGCTTCAAGCACTACAAGCCTCGTACATTGTATGTCTGTACCAAAATTGGGAAGGAACTGATgctgggaagaggaggattcgCCGCCATCGGTTCAGCACAGTGGTGTCT GTGGCGCGAGATCTGGGTATAGACACTGCCCGACATCCTGACTACAGCAGGCAGTTCAAGCATGATTTCAACTGGATGGAGTTCGTCGTGCGGGAGGAACTTATTCG CACGTTCTTGTGGATATTCCTTGTCGACACGGCATTCGTCATTTTCAACAACCTGCCCCATCGCATGGTGATCAAGGAGATGAAAATGCACATGGCAAGCCCGGAGGTGTGTTTCCAGGCCGCTAGTGCAGAGGCGTGTCTCGCAGAGATCCATCGATGGATGCCTCCATCAAGTCCGTTTGGCGGCATGCTCCTTCGCGATGCGATTGAGCAGCTTTGCATTGGTCCCATGTCTCCTGAAATGCACCGGCACTTTTCTCATCTGGGTCCTGTCAACCTGTTCGCAACGGTTTCGG CGATTCATTACATGATCTTCCAACACCAAAATCTGTTTGGCGTCGAAGGCCAACTCATACCGATTCGCAATGCGTTGGACAACTGGATCACCATATGGGAGAAGTGTTTTGACATGTCGACATCATGTTGGCCCCACGGGCTCCTGCAAGATCACAATTTGCCTCCCGAGATGCTCTGGAAGCGGATCGGGTTTGTCCGGTTCTCGGCCGAGTACTGGCTTCTCGGGAGTCTTCTCACAAATCGCCTCTCTGCGACGATTTCAAAGCCCATGGCCCGTCACCCTCACATGGGTGCCTCTCCACCCGAACAATATAGCGACCAGGGAGCCGTCACCAAGCCGGCCAGGGTTGAGCCAATCTTGGACAAGTACGACCAGACGAGCATGCGGCAGGTCAACGACCTCATCACGGACTTTCAAAAGTTCAACGTTGAGTAA